The following proteins are co-located in the Ailuropoda melanoleuca isolate Jingjing chromosome 13, ASM200744v2, whole genome shotgun sequence genome:
- the LOC117795398 gene encoding C-C motif chemokine 15-like isoform X4 — MRPEETWRQGCLSDFSPLLVSFSQIEPMMAKIQHEPFIHTEGFHRPSDCCPDLKQRKIRCANMKDFFVTSSACSRPAVMSQEACVLIRILQGISFLTKKERLVCADPFDLQVQNCMRSLKMNHVDVRKRRLA, encoded by the exons ATGAGACCAGAGGAGACATGGAGACAAGGCTGCCTCAGtgatttctctcccctccttgtttctttctcccaaataGAACCCATGATGGCAAAAATTCAGCATGAACCATTCATACATACGGAAG GCTTTCACCGTCCCTCTGACTGCTGCCCCGACTTAAAACAACGAAAAATTCGATGTGCAAAcatgaaagatttttttgtaaCCAGTAGTGCATGCTCCCGGCCAGCTGTCAT GTCGCAGGAGGCTTGTGTCCTCATTCGGATTCTGCAGGGCATCAG TTTCCTCACCAAAAAGGAGCGGCTTGTCTGTGCTGACCCTTTTGATTTGCAAGTTCAGAATTGCATGAGGTCCCTAAAGATGAATCACGTGGATGTGAGAAAGAGGAGGCTTGCTTGA
- the LOC117795398 gene encoding C-C motif chemokine 15-like isoform X1, producing MRPEETWRQGCLSDFSPLLVSFSQIEPMMAKIQHEPFIHTEGKAGFHRPSDCCPDLKQRKIRCANMKDFFVTSSACSRPAVMSQEACVLIRILQGISFLTKKERLVCADPFDLQVQNCMRSLKMNHVDVRKRRLA from the exons ATGAGACCAGAGGAGACATGGAGACAAGGCTGCCTCAGtgatttctctcccctccttgtttctttctcccaaataGAACCCATGATGGCAAAAATTCAGCATGAACCATTCATACATACGGAAGGTAAag CAGGCTTTCACCGTCCCTCTGACTGCTGCCCCGACTTAAAACAACGAAAAATTCGATGTGCAAAcatgaaagatttttttgtaaCCAGTAGTGCATGCTCCCGGCCAGCTGTCAT GTCGCAGGAGGCTTGTGTCCTCATTCGGATTCTGCAGGGCATCAG TTTCCTCACCAAAAAGGAGCGGCTTGTCTGTGCTGACCCTTTTGATTTGCAAGTTCAGAATTGCATGAGGTCCCTAAAGATGAATCACGTGGATGTGAGAAAGAGGAGGCTTGCTTGA
- the LOC117795398 gene encoding C-C motif chemokine 15-like isoform X2 encodes MRPEETWRQGCLSDFSPLLVSFSQIEPMMAKIQHEPFIHTEGKGFHRPSDCCPDLKQRKIRCANMKDFFVTSSACSRPAVMSQEACVLIRILQGISFLTKKERLVCADPFDLQVQNCMRSLKMNHVDVRKRRLA; translated from the exons ATGAGACCAGAGGAGACATGGAGACAAGGCTGCCTCAGtgatttctctcccctccttgtttctttctcccaaataGAACCCATGATGGCAAAAATTCAGCATGAACCATTCATACATACGGAAGGTAAag GCTTTCACCGTCCCTCTGACTGCTGCCCCGACTTAAAACAACGAAAAATTCGATGTGCAAAcatgaaagatttttttgtaaCCAGTAGTGCATGCTCCCGGCCAGCTGTCAT GTCGCAGGAGGCTTGTGTCCTCATTCGGATTCTGCAGGGCATCAG TTTCCTCACCAAAAAGGAGCGGCTTGTCTGTGCTGACCCTTTTGATTTGCAAGTTCAGAATTGCATGAGGTCCCTAAAGATGAATCACGTGGATGTGAGAAAGAGGAGGCTTGCTTGA
- the LOC117795398 gene encoding C-C motif chemokine 15-like isoform X3: MRPEETWRQGCLSDFSPLLVSFSQIEPMMAKIQHEPFIHTEAGFHRPSDCCPDLKQRKIRCANMKDFFVTSSACSRPAVMSQEACVLIRILQGISFLTKKERLVCADPFDLQVQNCMRSLKMNHVDVRKRRLA; encoded by the exons ATGAGACCAGAGGAGACATGGAGACAAGGCTGCCTCAGtgatttctctcccctccttgtttctttctcccaaataGAACCCATGATGGCAAAAATTCAGCATGAACCATTCATACATACGGAAG CAGGCTTTCACCGTCCCTCTGACTGCTGCCCCGACTTAAAACAACGAAAAATTCGATGTGCAAAcatgaaagatttttttgtaaCCAGTAGTGCATGCTCCCGGCCAGCTGTCAT GTCGCAGGAGGCTTGTGTCCTCATTCGGATTCTGCAGGGCATCAG TTTCCTCACCAAAAAGGAGCGGCTTGTCTGTGCTGACCCTTTTGATTTGCAAGTTCAGAATTGCATGAGGTCCCTAAAGATGAATCACGTGGATGTGAGAAAGAGGAGGCTTGCTTGA